From Penicillium psychrofluorescens genome assembly, chromosome: 1, one genomic window encodes:
- a CDS encoding uncharacterized protein (ID:PFLUO_002091-T1.cds;~source:funannotate) has translation MLLSWATSGSLFWSVSAGVLVLFGAYSIIYPLCWSPLRRFPGPKLWAISRIPSQLSVLRGYTHLDITALHHRFGPVVRISPNELAFNTTQAFRDIYGARPGGCFSKDRSHYLPPVNGVDHLVCAIDNAEHARQRRLLAHAFSERALRDQESLVVGYVDTLINKLRNEITTQDSPRLDIKNWMNYTTFDITGDLMFGESFDCLKDSQLHPWINLIFSSIKALSINGVVRQFPLLGVLLDALIPHEVKRKAHDHFNLAAQKVDRRLETNPPRADFMSAILQNGLSETKGQYREGERIMSRAEIHSNAFILIVAGSETTATLLTGCIYYLSTNPAVMSRLVTEIRSAFATDSDISFRTITSLPYLTAVIEESLRLYPPFVTSLARIVPAGGAMIDNHFVPEGTVVACHHYASYHSSSNFTLPNEFIPERWLGIDGRFKKDKKDVLQPFSLGPRNCIGKNLAYCEMRLILCKLLYHFNLALCPESANWTDQKVYFLWDKPALLVTLTDRLAGKESISKIPSSS, from the exons ATGCTCCTGTCGTGGGCAACCTCGGGCAGCCTGTTCTGGAGTGTGTCTGCAGGAGTCCTG GTGCTGTTCGGGGCGTATAGCATCATCTACCCGCTCTGTTGGTCGCCCCTGAGGCGGTTTCCCGGTCCAAAGTTGTGGGCCATCTCCCGCATTCCTTCGCAGCTCTCGGTTTTGCGCGGTTATACTCACCTGGACATTACCGCTCTCCATCACCGGTTCGGCCCCGTGGTACGCATCAGCCCTAATGAACTTGCCTTCAACACCACGCAGGCCTTCCGCGATATCTACGGTGCTCGTCCTGGCGGTTGCTTCTCCAAGGACCGCAGCCACTACTTGCCTCCAGTGAATGGAGTCGACCATCTCGTCTGTGCGATCGACAATGCTGAACATGCTCGCCAGCGGCGCCTGCTGGCACACGCCTTTTCGGAACGGGCCTTGAGAGATCAAGAGAGTCTGGTGGTGGGATATGTCGACACACTGATCAACAAGTTGCGAAATGAGATCACCACGCAAGATTCTCCCCGCCTTGATATCAAGAACTGGATGAATTATACCACGTTCGACATCACGGGCGATTTGATGTTTGGGGAGTCCTTTGACTGCCTGAAGGACAGCCAGCTGCACCCGTGGATCAACCTGATCTTCAGTTCCATCAAGGCCCTCTCTATCAATGGAGTTGTGCGCCAATTTCCCCTGCTCGGTGTTCTGCTTGACGCCCTCATCCCGCACGAAGTCAAGCGCAAAGCCCATGATCACTTCAACCTGGCCGCTCAAAAGGTCGACCGGCGCTTGGAAACAAACCCGCCTCGCGCAGATTTCATGTCTGCAATTCTGCAAAATGGATTGAGTGAGACCAAGGGCCAGTATCGAGAGGGGGAACGCATTATGAGCAGGGCCGAGATCCATTCCAATGCTTTTAT TCTCATCGTGGCGGGCAGCGAAACAACCGCAACCCTCCTAACGGGCTGCATCTACTACCTCTCTACAAACCCAGCCGTCATGAGCCGACTCGTCACAGAGATCCGCTCCGCCTTCGCCACGGACTCGGATATCTCGTTCcgcaccatcaccagcctACCCTATCTAACGGCCGTCATCGAAGAGTCGCTGCGATTATACCCACCGTTCGTGACGAGCCTGGCACGTATTGTACCTGCAGGCGGAGCAATGATAGATAACCACTTCGTGCCAGAGGGT ACCGTTGTCGCCTGCCACCATTACGCCTCATACCACTCCTCGTCTAACTTCACCTTGCCTAACGAATTTATCCCCGAGCGATGGCTGGGTATCGACGGACGAttcaagaaggacaagaaggatgTCCTACAACCTTTCAGCTTGGGACCCAGAAACTGTATTGGGAAAAA CCTAGCCTACTGCGAAATGCGCCTGATCCTCTGCAAACTGTTGTACCACTTCAACCTGGCCCTGTGCCCGGAAAGCGCCAATTGGACAGATCAGAAAGTGTATTTCCTTTGGGATAAGCCCGCTCTCCTCGTGACACTCACAGACCGTCTCGCCGGCAAGGAAAGCATAAGTAAAATCCCGAGTAGTAGCTAG